The nucleotide window GCATTTTAATATATGGGCACCTGGGAATAGTCAGTTTGTTTGTTTAGCATGGATGATCAGTTTTATCTCTGTGAATGATCAACCGTACATTATACAGAGGATTGAGCAAGGTATATATATGGCGCATTGCTACGTTGTTTCAAGGTTTGGCTGCTGGTCGGACAAGATTATATAGCATAGGACGAGAACACACCGagaaaaagaacaagaagaagatatTTGAATTGGCGGGTAGGAAGAATACCTACCTGGGGGATGGGGAGCATAGCGATGAGATCGATGACAAAGTCGCCTTTGAGGTAGCGCATGGCAATCTGGTGGGGATCCGTGACGAGCTCGCCTCTGCCGAAGACCCTTGAGCTGGGCGCCACGAATGCGATGCGAAACTTGAGGAGCATGTGACCCAGATAGAAGAGGTCAGCGACGGTGCGGAAGAAGGTGACAATGATGCCGAGATTGACGTCGATGCGGACGCAGGCGGGGCCGCCGATGTAGAGGAGGTAGAAGTAGAGGGGATCGACGAAGAGGCCGACGAGGCAGGAGACGAGAAAGATGCGGTTCCAGCGAAGAACAGCGTCGCCGCCGGGGTCGAGGATGCGGCGGGGCTGCCAAGGGCGGCGGCGAAGGTGGAGGAGGACGGAGGCCGGTGGCGGGGTGACCGCCGGGCGGCGGCGGAAGGGGAGAACCCAGGAGGTGGTGGATCCGATGGCCCTCATCTTCCGCGCCGGAGCTGGGGTCGGCCGGCGGCGTCGGCGTGGGTGCTGCGGCGGCGGAAGCAGGGCGAAGCGGccataggaggaggaggagggaaaagtgaagggtggaggaggaagaagaggggagtGAGAGGGTGAGCGTTAGGGTTAGGGTACCGATGGTTGGGGGATTTGCGGGGAGGCGAGAGGGGCGGAGGCAATTGCGGAGACGTCGCCATGAGAGCGTCCACCGTCGGATGGTGCCTCCCACCAACGAAGAAGGAAAAcgtaacaaacaaaaaaaatgaccGTTGGCCGTTATAATTTCATATGACGCAATAACTACCACATTATTACTCATCTCAAATGTTTCCACTATTCCATAAATTTGAAGACATCATCAACCCACAACGAACatatcataatcaaatctaatttgTGCACCACCTAAATGGGCCcaataaaaaggaaataaaaataataaccagATACCcaaaaatcatataaaataaataaatagtttacAACTGATGAGAATAGATTGAAAACAATATTAAAAGAATATAAAGATAATATGTCTTTGGATTATTCTATTAAATTAATAGAAATAACATATTCATATTGGAATTCTCAAAATTGATGTTTTAAGATTAAAACATCAAGCCATGGACAAGTCAAGatgaaaagatataaataatagAATGAACATATGACTATGATACTATATTATTAAGAAGAATAGTTTGGCCTAAAAATTTGAGTAAATATAAAGTTGTGGATTTAGTAAAAGAGCATAGCctaaaaaatgcaaacttgcatgtGGATAACACATTTGAGTAAATATAGAAAAGTTTTGTCTTTGGTTTTGTTTGATAACACATTTGCATGTGAAGAAAAAGATTTGAGTAAATATAGAGTTGTGGAATGCTTTGAGTGCTTGGTAAACGAtagataaaattattatatatatatatatatatatatatatatatgataatattatattttaaaattttattaaatattatgtgataaatttgcccttctaatattattaatatttattcaaaaataaatacatatttttatttaaattaaaaatagttaaataaataaatgtaatcctataaaaaaaaattgtatgtcctgaatatataacaaataaaaatataatcatacaaataaatataaaatgctttttagaaaaaataaatgaaaatttaatttattgaAGACATAAATCATGTTGATTTCTCGTTAAAACATATTAACAAAATTATGATTTTAGATGCTATCATACGgtatcttaaaatttttaaaaattacatcaaCACCTCGCAAATGTTAGAATGCTAATGTTACTTTAATATAGCATCAACATTTTAGCATTGTCAATACAGCACCCAAGTCAAAtgtgattcaaaaaaaaatatatgaaatatcaatttatattcgaaatatatatatatcgaacccTTAATACACATTCTAAATGTATTATCTTATACCTCGTGATTATTAATTGctactaattaaaaaataaaaataatcattttaGTGATAATGTTTTGTAGATGTGATGCATCTTCCACTTACAGGATCTATTATTGGGAGGATCTCCGTTCAAGTTGCAGGCAAAACTTAAATAGATTTATAAAATTGGATGAATCTATTATCGTTAATTTGGGGTTTTATGTATTTTATTCATTTCAAATGGTTTTTTTCCTATAGCACCCAACTATTACATAAACCCTCAATCTTTGTTTGTCTATATGCTGTCCTCCACTAAACCCCTATATATGCTCAACATGAGCTCTGCGTTCGCCCGAGACTACATCTCTTTCTCGGCTACTCTTCTAATTGAAGGAAAAATGTTAGTCATTCTGAATCTGTTTTTAACGACAACTCTAAACGCCTTCCTTGCTATTGTGAGGAAGAACAAGAGCGGCCTCTTTCCTTATCCATTATCATTATTGTGTCGTCACTATTGGCCCGTCAAAAGAATACACACAGAACGACAACGATACCATTCCACATCAACGGAAGCACGAATCTCAACGAAGCGTCGCCCGTTTAAATTCCCACGCCATCCATCCATCTCCGCCACTTCGCTCGTCGTATTCACCGCTCCGGCGGCGACGCCATGAAGGAATCGTCCCCGGCCGACTCCTCCGCCGCAGGATCTCCGCTGGAGATCTTCCCCTGCCgcatccgccgccgccgccaccgccgctcccgctctcgctccctCTCCACCGTCGCCGCCTCCTCGCCCTCCCTCTGCTCCTCCGCTGTCCCCTTCTCGTGGGAGCACCGCCCCGGCATCGCCAAGAACCCCAAGGCGCCCCCCGCTGCCCGCCCCGCCCGCCCCGCCCTCCCGCGCCCGCCACCCCTCCGCTCCCTCCCCGTCACGGACTGCCCGGCCGCCGACCCGTTCGCCATCGCCCTCGCCGAGTGCGCCAAGGGCCCCCCGCCTGCCGAGGACGACGGCGCCGACGACAGATGCAGAGTCGCGGTCGCTGTCCGGCGGAAGGTCGCGGCGCTCGTCGGCTGGTTCGCGCTCTTCGACTTGTACGGCTCGTGCAAGGCCGCGGGGTCCGTGGCGGGCGCGACGCTCCGCATTCCCCGGCCCGGCTCAGGGAGGAGCTGAACCGACCCGACCATAAAGAATGATTCGCCGGTCCAAGATAAGTCAATAAATAAAACACTGGGTTTATCGTATGGCCAACAGTCACGCCATAATGATCTTAATGGGTTAGTCTGATTGTAATAACAGTACAGCATCAATAAAATGAGCGCATTATCTTCGTAAGTTGTAATGATGATTTCTTTGCTTTCATAAAAGCTTTTATATTGGATGCAATATGAAATAGGGGACGGATCCATATAAATCCGAGTTGCATAAGATTAAAATGTGCCGGTAAACATTATATAGCTGGAACGGTGGGTAAAAACGTGTGCATCGTTGACTGCTCAGTCTGTGGTAGGGGAGGTTGAGTGTTGGTTGAGGCACGTTGACGTAAAGAATTCATGAACGTGGCGGGATTTAATGGTGACTGCAACAGGTCCACTTCATGAACGCCCCCAGAAATGTCTCATCTTTCTTCAAAGCTGGGCACAATCTTGGAATGGCGTGAGAAGAAGCTATGTGCTTGGAAGTCAGCTTTTGATGTGCTCTCACAGCCTTGCTAATGTGGCCAAAGTTTTTGCTTCTTCCGAGCTCTAAGTACATGGTGATGCTGACGCTGTCTGCCACCAAGCTGTCGTTATCGATAAGATTGAATGTAattacaaaacttcgattgaatttattaaatataatatttatttatacacgTGAGATGAGAGAATTTTTTTGAATCGAGAGATTTCATGCGTGAGTGAAAGACTTCGTCAGTaattctgctagttgatcagtgaGATACACATAGTTAATGTCCTTATCTGCTATTATATCCTTATAAGATTGAGCTTCTATTAAGGATATCGATCTTCGATCGatacaataaaaataatttatgagcGAAAGACTTTGTGAGTGagtttgctagttgatcagccatATGTACGTGAGACACACATAGTTAATGTCTGATAATTCAATCTCTTATGAAATAGAAgacgatggctatgtgtttcatgcgtgagtgaaaCACTAGATTAGCGTATAAGTATGTAACtcaaatattatcacaatatattgtaggagtaagggCAGAGTTGACGTTAAGTTCCTTAAGTAAATTTGTGATACAATTGAGTTATATAGTAATAGTGGCGatggcacgatattcagcttactatgcgactatcttttgcttcttagaactctaactgattggattagctctaagaaaaataatatactcgacgtagatgttctatcatcaaagttccctaccCAATCGGCATTGACAaaagcatggagatgaagtggggATTATTTATGAATAAAAAGGCCATGATTGGATGTCCCTTTAACATATCACAAAATTCGTTTGATCATAGATTAATGCAtagtattgaatctcagattttgatgataaaaccaattgatagtgtttatcttatctgtgttctgagtgatgcaggaaacttcaatcaggaagagataattaaaagtaggaagaatcatgttaggccggagtggaacatgtcagaagattagacgtcgagccggaggatcgggcgacatatcggcagaaggcttcaggccatgactTCGAGCATcgtgccaagaagagcagaaattacgttaaggaaatcgaagttgcggaggttaactagccgattgggcaataggctgcaagagaggacgatgcgccgaagaatcggacgaagcattgatgaaccaatgacatgcgagACATCATGATTtaagttttgtaataattgtctaaatcgaagtaggttttatttgtgtaggattaattatgatagtgattaaggcataaagcaaaatgaagtcctgaagtcaagaacgagacttcgttgggagtttgagagttcgtcgaaagtccggacgttcgtcgaaagttctgccagaattaaccgagaagtccaagagcttgccgaagaagcttgtcggaactcgctaagaagatcgtcatgaagtctaggagcttgtcgagagtccactggaacattgctgaaagattatcagaagttcgtcggaagatcaccggaagctcgccggaagaaacctagactaaccagacCGAATTTGCTTAGTATATGgcttaaatttcataattagcacataattgggattgaaattgggccaacccaattaggggtcaattgggcccatgtgtggactgtgttgggcccaatgaaaggcccaaatagtgacccaacaggtggaaccgtcgtggtatagtctccgagattgtgtcaggcggtgataaaacccagacacagtctctcaggtgatggtaccgctaggacccgggaaacccgagatgagatctttttagactccaagtttaaatccacttgagacctataaattcccctttcatccctagttaacttacataagaattaagagtaaaaaagaaagaaaacgctattgtaatcttgtgtgaactcctcttaaactAAAGTGTTAGAGAaacttaagagaggaggttgtgggggttgtaaaggttctctcctgaacctatcaaaagaaaaatcgagttgtaagggtagttgatcttcgcccattgaaggaagatcgttagtggatgtcggtaacCTCGACGGTAGAGGtatcagtggagtggatataggtcacgatgatcgaaccactataaaatggtttacatttctgttttgctatttatcttccatgcaaactaccttacttgctttaccttctcattacactctttcatacgctttcaagttaatatctttacgaaagGGATTTCGTCGGAATCGAGTTTGCTTtctatgagagttttcttgctttctatggatttaaacttatggaatattattgaaaatagatttcaaaagttttctactataatgaatgaatggaatgatttggagaagaaaactttttctttaaatgctagagatatgaatactctattttgcgccttagacaagaatgaattcaatcggtttctacttgtgaaacgacttttgatatttagcacacactcgaaatcacacacgaaagcactagtagagtaaaagattctaagataaatcttttgatgcatgattttgaactatttcaaatgaagccatatgaaaccattattgacatgtacacccgttttacgaatgttgtcaaaggtttaaaagctcttggcaaatatttttcaaatctttaacttgttaataaagttttacaatctctttctaaaacttgggatcctaaagtaacaatcattcaagaggctaaagatttgaatactttttcgatcaaagaacttatcgggtctttcatgacctatgaaatgatcaaTGTGGCAcataatgaacttgagaacaactttccaaagaacataaaggattttgcacttagaataaaagaagaccactcgagcgaaaactCATGATGaaattgaacttctcacaataaagattaaaaagttttaaaaataagaattgaaaattaaaagtaaacttaaaaagaatgcaactacttgctaagaAGAAAACACTTTAGGACGaaacgagtacctccgaagacgaggagcaaaccaacaagagCAAGTGGCGAACTACACTTTAACAGCTTTTGTcaacgaggtaaacaactcaaatgaaacccctttactttattttgaaataacttgatgcttttcatgagtttttttaattagttaaaataaataaataaataaataaataaaaggggatcatgcttttcttatgataatgacaattgcagtaTCGTTTCCGATACTGCATACTGTCTAAGTAGAGTGGGTTTAGTgagtttgatgattttcatattgtttttcgatgatgatgtatggcttttgtatagaaggcttgatgatttttgtcttTGGTTTCAgttttaatgaatgatgcatagatttggtataaaagataaaggcatgcttgcatgaaatcaatcaaaaaTTTGAAACTAAATGAAAATGAGATATCTTTTCATCTTATAGGAAcctatctatgttgctttcatttagttgtccgaaaagtaattttaatgatgattttggatttctttttatatgatttgttttaataatgagatgatatatccaaatctttcacatattcttgagatttatgaatcaaattCTTATATCTCCTAggcttctttttatcatttactaaagaggaaaattatccaaatgaatcatgaaagtTCTTtcgatattcatgaattgattataacttatgatatttttttatatgaatcatcatcttgatttctcgatatttgatacatgagatttttctatgaatcaagatcttgtttttgaactcttaTGTTTCTTCTAACCATttatctaaaaaggagagattaatgaatctatctatatctttttttttatgaatctcttgaaaatgattttgatttgacgatttgaatttgaatgagctttatcttgattttttaaaatttataacttgagatttcttatgcatgaatcaagatattatatctttttttttctcctatgTCTCTTTTTGTCAATTgcgaaagagaaaataaatgatcaaaatattgatttaatgcatgaagtgataaatgcttaaaaatttcaaTCTTAGCATCATAAATGTTATgctcaaaatgatgtatcataaatgcttgagtatcatgtatgatatgcccatagtgatgattgatttatttttggtatcatgcatgaagtaagaatgaaatgtaaggttttaaaattgtgtatgttttaatttaaaactataatgatgcacaaacatattgaaaaaagattgatactttaactttgtcatgattttaaaattgatgtaaaggaaaacataattacaacattatagtcttctcttctttttgacaatgacaaaggagaagaaaaattgctagctcaagatgcaaaattttttcCAACTTTTAtgtatgaaaaacttgctagtttgaacattgtaaagaaaagcaaacatactaacttgcacatctagcaaaatttacaaacttgtaaaactttaaatttgctagcttgcatattctaaaatgatgcattgctatcttgctagcttgctatcttgcattctttttcaaaaacttgttaaccttcatacttcaaagagaagaaacacttgccaaattgctagcttccatgttataaaatgatgtaaaattttgttagcttgcgttttgcaaaggaagcaaaaaatagcacttctcaaaagagaagaaagaacatgatatcttaaacatcaccaaagattgctagcttacctatcttaagaaataaaaatgcaaacttgtaaaatttgtaatcttgcacatcttcaaaattaatgatgatttggtgattatgcatgttgtaaggtgatgaacaaatttgctagttgtatgttataaaacttgcatgatgataaaattggagtttatgtttattatgcaatgatttgaacttgtatgtctaaacacttgatagttgaacttctcctttttttttataacaaagggagagaagtatgatgttatgcatgatttttcatgacatgttgcttggatttttgaatccgagttctatcaatatgacatattgatagggggagttaaagtaaactccgtcattaattggttatcatcatcaaaaagggagagattgctgaatctcaggttttgatgataaaagaaatcgatagtgtttatcttatctgcattttgagttatgtaaGAAGCTTCgaccaaggagagacaattaaaagcaagaagaatcatgttgggccggagtggaatatgtcagaagattggacgtcgagctagaggatcggtcgatatatcggcaAAAgggttcgggccatgagttcgggcatcgggccaagaagagaaaaAATTACAGTAAAGAAATCgaaattgcggaggtcaactggccgattgggcaataggccacaagagaggatgatgtgccgaagaatcggacgaagcattgatgaaccaatgacatgtcggacaacatgattaaagctttgtaataattgtatagaccaaagtaggttttatttatgcaggattaactatgatagtaatcaaggcataaagcaaaatgaagtcccggtgtcaagaatgagacttcgttgggagttcgagagttcatcggaagtccggacgttcatcaaaagttctaccggaattgatcgagaagtccaggagcttgctaaagaagcttatcggaactcaccaaaaagagcatcatgaagtccaggagcttcccgggagtccattggaacattgccgagatatcgtcggaagttcgccggaagatcgtcggaagcttgccggaagaaacctagactagccGGACcgaatttgcttagtgtatgtcataaatttcgtagttagcatataattgggattggaattgggccaacccaattaagggccagttgggcccatgtatggactgtgttgggcccaatgaaaggcccaaatagtgacccaacaagtggaatcgtcgtggcacagcctctgagattgtgttaggcagtggtaccatcggtctgggcggtggtaccgcttaaatcagtctccaagactgtcaggcgatggtaccgccagtctgggcggtggtaccacccaaacacaatctcccaagtagtggtaccgcctagtgttagtgctacaggcggtggtaccgtccaacacAAGTAGTAGTATCACTAGggcccgagaaacccggga belongs to Musa acuminata AAA Group cultivar baxijiao chromosome BXJ1-11, Cavendish_Baxijiao_AAA, whole genome shotgun sequence and includes:
- the LOC103971300 gene encoding uncharacterized protein LOC103971300 — protein: MKESSPADSSAAGSPLEIFPCRIRRRRHRRSRSRSLSTVAASSPSLCSSAVPFSWEHRPGIAKNPKAPPAARPARPALPRPPPLRSLPVTDCPAADPFAIALAECAKGPPPAEDDGADDRCRVAVAVRRKVAALVGWFALFDLYGSCKAAGSVAGATLRIPRPGSGRS